In Mucilaginibacter celer, one DNA window encodes the following:
- a CDS encoding DUF4271 domain-containing protein: protein MRLIVWCCLLFVMSYSVAYAQQDSAARDTQVTARARAFRPGNSVLDSVANAMQNREKFVTDSFTMRYLRPPDAAMRAQYADSVFKNELYHGYGFLDLHSQSKNRVMEGHARGARDPWAIVTIIGILLYTAVLNLVLSKDISTVYTSFYSKRVLSIAGKEEGPVSTWAFLGLFLLFCATFSMFLYQLAAYKGVYYRVAGSRLFIWLTIIVGALFFLKFLILKFLGFIFDIDKLVSEYLNILHLTYFNIAFVFLPVVICFSLLGAQYIPFLLTITLVLIIIIFIWQYIRSSVNIISTFRFHKFYLFTYLCALEICPVLILIKALNIKI from the coding sequence ATGCGTTTAATAGTTTGGTGTTGCCTGCTTTTTGTAATGAGTTATTCTGTAGCGTACGCGCAACAGGATTCGGCAGCGCGTGATACGCAGGTTACGGCAAGGGCTCGTGCTTTCAGGCCCGGCAATTCGGTTTTAGATTCGGTGGCAAACGCTATGCAAAACCGCGAAAAGTTTGTAACCGATTCGTTTACCATGCGCTATTTAAGGCCGCCCGATGCAGCTATGCGGGCCCAATATGCCGACAGCGTATTTAAAAACGAACTTTACCACGGCTACGGCTTCCTCGATCTGCACTCGCAATCAAAAAACCGGGTAATGGAAGGTCATGCACGCGGCGCGCGCGATCCCTGGGCAATTGTTACCATTATAGGCATCCTGTTGTACACCGCTGTTCTGAATCTGGTTTTAAGTAAGGATATCAGCACTGTGTATACTTCTTTTTACAGCAAGCGGGTGCTTTCAATTGCAGGTAAAGAGGAGGGGCCGGTGAGTACCTGGGCATTTCTGGGCTTGTTTTTGCTTTTCTGCGCCACCTTCAGCATGTTTTTATACCAGCTTGCAGCATACAAAGGTGTTTATTACAGGGTGGCCGGCAGCAGGCTTTTTATATGGCTTACCATAATAGTTGGCGCATTGTTTTTCCTTAAATTTTTAATACTGAAATTTTTGGGATTTATTTTCGATATCGACAAACTGGTAAGCGAGTACCTGAATATTTTGCACCTTACCTATTTTAATATTGCATTTGTTTTTTTGCCTGTAGTAATTTGCTTTAGCTTGCTTGGGGCGCAGTATATTCCGTTTTTACTTACAATTACCCTTGTTCTCATCATCATAATCTTTATCTGGCAGTATATCAGGAGCAGCGTAAATATAATTTCTACGTTTCGATTTCATAAATTTTATTTATTTACGTATCTTTGTGCCCTCGAAATTTGCCCTGTTTTGATTTTAATAAAGGCATTGAATATTAAAATTTAG
- the hemW gene encoding radical SAM family heme chaperone HemW, which produces MAGIYIHIPFCRQACHYCDFHFSTSLKYKDEMLQALLREIKLQKSYLNGETIETIYFGGGTPSVLEGDEISRIINTITELHTVSSGAEITLEANPDDLKADKLKALRGTPVNRFSIGIQSFFDEDLFWMNRVHRNHEAEASVKRAQDAGFENITVDLIYGYPMLSDTKWKQNLDKVFELDVPHISTYSMTVEPQTALASFISKKKQPPMNDQQSAEQFMVLMDAMQAHGFEHYEISNFCKPGHYSRHNSNYWKGVKYLGIGPSAHSYNGNTRTWNIANNAKYIQGLEKKTIPAETEELTEENRLNEYVMTSLRTIWGLDLDKLNQIAKGAADQLSKEAAEFFEREWITQKENIIYLTSTGKLYADHIAAELFF; this is translated from the coding sequence ATGGCAGGCATTTACATCCATATCCCTTTTTGCAGGCAGGCTTGCCATTATTGCGATTTCCATTTCAGCACATCGTTAAAATATAAAGACGAAATGCTGCAGGCCTTGCTGCGCGAAATCAAACTGCAAAAAAGCTACCTCAACGGCGAAACCATCGAAACCATTTACTTTGGCGGCGGCACACCATCAGTTTTAGAGGGAGATGAGATCAGCCGGATTATCAATACCATTACAGAATTGCACACGGTATCCTCCGGAGCCGAAATAACGTTGGAAGCCAATCCTGATGATTTGAAAGCTGATAAACTCAAGGCCTTGCGCGGTACACCGGTTAACCGCTTCAGCATCGGCATCCAATCGTTTTTTGATGAGGATTTATTCTGGATGAACCGCGTACATCGCAATCACGAAGCCGAAGCATCGGTTAAACGGGCGCAGGATGCCGGTTTTGAAAACATCACTGTCGATTTGATTTATGGTTACCCGATGCTAAGCGATACCAAATGGAAGCAAAACCTCGACAAAGTTTTTGAGCTGGATGTACCCCATATCTCCACATATTCCATGACGGTTGAGCCGCAAACCGCGCTGGCCTCATTCATCAGCAAAAAAAAGCAGCCCCCCATGAATGATCAGCAAAGTGCTGAACAGTTTATGGTATTAATGGACGCCATGCAGGCGCATGGATTTGAGCATTACGAGATCTCCAACTTTTGCAAACCGGGCCATTACTCGCGCCATAATTCCAATTACTGGAAAGGTGTTAAATATCTCGGCATCGGTCCGTCGGCACACTCGTACAATGGTAATACCCGCACCTGGAACATAGCCAATAATGCAAAATATATACAGGGGCTCGAAAAAAAAACCATCCCGGCCGAAACTGAAGAGCTAACCGAAGAAAACCGCCTGAACGAATACGTCATGACTTCGCTTCGCACTATCTGGGGCCTTGATCTTGACAAACTAAACCAAATAGCCAAAGGTGCAGCAGATCAGTTATCAAAAGAAGCCGCCGAATTTTTTGAGCGTGAATGGATCACCCAAAAAGAAAATATTATTTACCTTACCTCTACCGGTAAACTTTATGCCGACCATATAGCGGCCGAACTGTTTTTTTAA
- a CDS encoding uroporphyrinogen-III synthase, translated as MEDRKKKVKSILVTLPKPENDKNPYAELAKKLNLKIDFRSFIHVEGVPAKDFRKEKINLADFSAVIFTSRNSADHFFRICEEMRFEVPVEMKYFCLSETIALYLQKYIQYRKRKIFFGKQTAADLAEVLKKHSSEKFLYPCSDVAAEETQRFLLENGYNFTPAVLFRTVCSDLSDLADVFYDVIAFFSPSSIQSLYKNFPDFKQNNTRIAAFGATTHKAVLEAGLILDIPAPTPVAPSMTMAIEQYVKLVNK; from the coding sequence TTGGAAGATAGAAAGAAAAAGGTTAAAAGCATACTGGTTACTTTGCCTAAACCCGAAAACGACAAAAATCCTTATGCCGAGCTGGCAAAAAAGCTTAACCTGAAAATTGATTTCAGATCATTTATTCATGTTGAGGGTGTACCTGCAAAGGATTTCAGGAAGGAAAAAATAAACCTGGCCGATTTTAGCGCCGTTATTTTTACCAGCCGCAACTCGGCCGATCATTTTTTCCGCATCTGCGAAGAAATGCGCTTTGAGGTTCCGGTTGAGATGAAATATTTTTGCCTGTCAGAAACTATTGCCCTGTATCTTCAAAAATATATTCAGTACCGCAAGCGTAAGATATTTTTCGGCAAGCAAACCGCTGCCGATCTGGCTGAGGTATTGAAAAAGCATTCTTCGGAGAAATTTCTTTACCCATGTTCAGACGTTGCGGCCGAAGAAACTCAGCGCTTTTTGCTGGAGAACGGTTATAACTTTACGCCGGCTGTGCTTTTCCGCACCGTTTGCAGTGATCTTTCTGATCTGGCTGATGTATTTTATGATGTGATTGCGTTTTTCAGCCCATCAAGCATCCAGTCGCTGTACAAAAACTTTCCCGATTTTAAGCAGAATAATACCCGTATTGCCGCCTTTGGTGCCACTACTCATAAGGCTGTGCTTGAAGCCGGTTTAATTTTAGATATCCCCGCTCCAACTCCCGTTGCGCCATCCATGACAATGGCAATTGAGCAGTACGTAAAGCTGGTGAATAAATAA
- a CDS encoding fasciclin domain-containing protein, with amino-acid sequence MKKLLIIALSFTAIITAPKVYAQKTVGGAAMLPTKNIVQNASASKDHTTLVNAIKAAGLAPTLSAAGPYTVFAPTNEAFALLPAGTVDNLMKPASKAGLIKLLTYHVVPGKFTSADLLAKVKEGKGKLELNTLSGGTITVMSQGAKLYLVDEKGGKAFITIADVPQSNGVIQVVSSVLKTN; translated from the coding sequence ATGAAAAAACTGCTCATCATCGCTTTATCATTTACAGCAATTATAACTGCCCCTAAAGTTTATGCTCAAAAAACCGTAGGCGGTGCAGCCATGCTGCCCACTAAAAATATTGTGCAAAATGCTTCGGCATCAAAAGATCATACCACACTGGTTAACGCCATTAAGGCGGCGGGGTTAGCGCCCACGCTATCGGCAGCAGGCCCTTATACGGTTTTTGCCCCCACCAATGAGGCTTTTGCCCTGCTCCCGGCGGGCACTGTTGATAATTTAATGAAACCGGCCAGCAAAGCCGGCCTCATTAAATTACTCACCTACCATGTAGTGCCCGGCAAATTTACCTCGGCCGATTTACTGGCAAAAGTAAAGGAAGGCAAAGGCAAACTGGAACTGAACACCCTGAGCGGCGGCACCATAACCGTGATGTCGCAGGGAGCAAAACTTTATCTTGTTGATGAAAAAGGGGGTAAAGCATTTATTACCATAGCCGATGTGCCCCAAAGCAACGGCGTTATACAGGTTGTTAGCTCTGTGCTGAAAACGAATTAA